ACGGCTAAGCCTGACAAACTCCTACGATAAAACCAATGCCTTAACTATTTATATCCAAAAACTGCACAACAAACGGCGGTTGGGATATCACTGAATAGACACTTCATTCTAagatacatttattttagttttcatttaagaaatatttgctattttattcAGGGATTAAGTTAGTTGCCCTTCGCTCGTCACGTTCTACAACAATTGGTAGGACCCTTTTGTAGTtcaaattgtgttttgtttcgATGGGACTGTCATCACTATGTTTTACCTCATGGATGTATAACAAGACCTAATGGTTTAACTGTTACTATTTTTATATATCGACTCCATCAGTTTTACACTATTTAGACTTAAATTCCTTCCACCCTTAACTCAATATATAGCGCTTATATGATTATCCAATTTATAAAActctggaaaaaacaaaatactctTTTAGTGGATAGCTGCATAGAAGAGTTCCTTCTCCACACATGCCAGCTCCATCccacagacaagaaaaaaactaaattactACAGTAGTCAATATGAGCAAGGCCTCTTCTTGAAATATTGAATCAGTTCCTGGAATCCACAGTGAGAGGCCTCCAGTCTGGCTGCATTGATTGAACTCATGGTCAGAATGAAATTATGACTATAGTACAGCACAGCAGTGGAGGGATGTTGAGAGCTGTGGGTGGACACTGTAGAGCAGCTTTTcctgacagtgactgaagaaATAACAAGCAGGTTTTGGTAAAAAAggtgaatgttttatttaagaagTATTTCacgttttgtttgctttttttcaaaACACCATCTGTTATATTCTCACTGCAGTTCAGCAGTGTACAAAACTCCCCTGAAATCTTATGTGGAAAACAAGAATGAATGGAATGTTATGGTCAAACACATCTTTCCTGGGTTAAATGAGAACTGAGTAAAAGCCATGTCCGACAGCAACACATCTTTTCATCTCGGGAGTCAGTACATGCTAATGACACATTTGGTGTGTGATCGAGTCTGATACAATTTATTCTATCACACTTCCAGTTACTACAAACCGGTCAGTGCAGTGCCAACATATTACTCATATTATGTGGGGAATCAACAGCTCACAAATTTGTTTCTGTATTGATCATGCTAGGAAACCTTGGATCACACACTTTTCCGTCTAACTCACCTCAAGGCACATTAAAAACGATCTCAACCAGCAAACAAACACTTACGCACTTGTGTTTGCTATCATTCTCTCCTAAGAATTTAAATCCAAGGTGCACTGCTCCGACTTCTAAATTGCACTATTATAGCTTTAGATTGGTCCCAGTCAATTGAAAACCAATTTGGTGATAACTGTGGATTCAAATTAAGAAGTCACATGCAACGCAAAGGTGCTATGAATGGTATCGTTTTGTAATGCAGGTGTCAATTATGTCAGAGatcaaacagaaaatacattccACATAATGGGAGTACAAGGTTTCATCATTAAACAGCTTGCTTGGCTGTATGTATCCCTTCCTAAAAACGGACAGCTTTGCTTTGGTTTCCTCCAGAACAACAGTGGGATGAAcctgaaaatacacaaacatgaacCCATCCAGTGGGTAAATACACGCATTAAGCAGTGAGGGACCTGACATCTTGTAAGATCCATGTGACAACTGAAGCCTACGAAAAACTTGCTCAtatgatggaaaataaaaaggttaaCATTCTAGCAGAGTTTGAAAACATCAGCAAGGCAGCACCCCATGAAGTgtccagtcacacacactcacacaatatatatatatatgtatgtgtgtgtgtgtgtccattttcGGATGCCCTGCTCAATGTGAATGGAAGAACAAGTGGTGCTTTGGAAAACCTCTAAATGCATGCATGAAATGCAAATTTcctaacaggaaaaaaaaacaaaaactcccATAGTTGAACCACTAGGGTCTCAACTTCCTACGTATCTATGGTAGGATGGACAGTCAACACAAGTCATtttgaaacacaaaatgtaaaacatgtccACAGATGATCAACACACATCTGACCATTACAAATAAAGAATGCAAAAATAAACCtgtcagaatattttttttttctttgtactgCACCTTAAGTAAGTTTCTTTCAAAGCGATTTGCTATGATACAGTACATTCATCAACAGTGACAAGAAGGAGAGGAAATTAAATCATCGTGCTGGCACCAAGATCCTGAGATGTTACTATTTTTGTTAAGATCttacatgaaaaatatacacacactcatttgaTCTAGCGCTCCCGCATTTTGACCTTAAGAAATAAATACCCTCAGTTATGCACATATTACCATCTAAATCTACTTAGAGAAGTACCTAATCCCAGGTACTGGTGCAAAATAAGAGTCAGTTTTCAGTGACCGAGAGTGTTTCACTGGGAGTACATCCAGCACACCAGCAGGCCGACAGCCAGAGCTGCCCCGGTGCCGACGTTAAGCAGAATGGGTCTCCAGTACAGCcacttctctcttttcctctctgagtCGGTCAGTCTCTGTTTCATCTGCTGGACCTTCTGCGAGGTGCTGGCAATCCTCTCCTCACGGTGTCGCTTTCGGACACTGAAATAATAACAAAGGGCAAGTAGTCAGCAAACAACGATGAGTGAAAATCCCATCGGTTTAATGCACCATGCCACTGCTGTGCAAGATAATAATTGTTAAAGAAGAAGACCAAATAAAACTGTGGGAAGGAAATGATGGTTTGAGTCCAATTCCTCTAAGGTCTAAAAGTAATTTCAAGATGACATGGAAATTTTACTGGAAAAAAGGAAATGGAAACACTTTCAGAAAGGTGACCAAAAAACCCCATGATGAATCAGAGACACACTGCAGGCTGTCACACACATGGGGTCTGGTGGGTGAGGAGGGATATGACTGGTTTGGAGACCAAAACCAATGCTgcattttaaattaatcaaaaatttaaaaacaattatgtCTTTACCTCATTTTCAACCTGACAAAATTCACTTCCATAAAGTTCTAAGATTTTTGGCAAAAATGAGTTATTCACATGAAACTATTCTTTGACAAGTTATTAACATTTTGTGtaggtttattttttgttttctgcattattGGCCCTCAaatttgaaagaagaaaaggtTCTGTCTCAAAAATCAGTCTCAAACTTGGTGCTGTAAGATTTCATCTGCAAGGCACCAATCAGAGCTCAGAATGTAAACAGGAGGACCAATCAGGTTCTGCCTCTTTACCATGTGACCTCACTATTCTGTTACTGTGGTTAAATTAAGATCATGAAATGTTTCTCAATTTTAAGGTTTGAAACCTCCAAATTCATTATTTTAGCAAAATCATTATGAATGACtcagatacaaaaacaaactgagttcaaagtcagttttttgttttgtttgaactcagtgaaaagcagatttttacCTTCATCTACCATGCTAGTCAGCTAGCTTCTAAGTTTAATTACATAGTTAGCACGGTTGTTAGAAATGATTAATGCTATTATTAGAGACTTAAGTTACTCTGAGTACTTAACAAATGATGGCAATGAAAGCCAAAGTGTCAACATGTAAGAATATGAGACAGCTGCTGATGCTAACGCTACCTGCTGCTAACTGGGTTcgtgtgtgtttaatgttataACTTGAGTCCTGCGGCAGACACGGTGATGACAGAGAAACATTCAGAGCTCAGACACTGACAGTGAGCCCAGTTTGTcaaaaagaagttaaaaaaaaggtaaatttgataggaagaaaagaaaaggaaggttCTAAAATAGACAGCTATGAGCAGAGACAGTaacaaaaaactaattaattaaattaatgtagaaacattttttaatgttttttctaattGTCTCCCTTCAGTAGTTCATACATTGATTTTGTATATTAAACCGAAAGTAAAACTAATCCGTGTActtttttcaacaaaatcatCACTTCCTCTGAAGTCTCGACAGATAGATCCTGTGAGTTCTCAGAGTTAGAAGGTTCTATCTGAAAATCACTGGATCATGAAAACCccatttgaaaatgtcataggattttgatattatatatttagagTACATTTAGGGTGTCTGttattttgacaaataaaagagaagtgTACTGTATCAGTATCAGTTTTAATATCTAGGATTTCAAAACTTTGAACCTCAATATCTCAAAAGAACTCAGAATGCAGACAGAACCTGATAATTCTACAGTCAGCCCATCCTGAGCTGTGTTACTTACTGTCCAGTGTTTTCTGCCTCGTGGTGGTCAAGGCTGGCTGGCTCCTCTGCAGGCAGGTCGTCTTCTGAGGCGGCCGGCAGCAGGCAGGGTCCTGGCTGTCCGTTGGGCCTGCTGTCATTGAGGTGAGGTCTGGGTGGAGGTGGCGGTGGGGGCAGATCTGGCTCCGAGTCATCTTGGGACATCACTCCCTGCTTGTTCTGCTACAAGGAACAACAGAAAAGTTTTCTTTCAAACTTATGATCAATCTGttgtcaaaaacaacaacagcatggTAAGCtgatgaaatatttttgaaCTGCTCAATATTATAAGCTCTTGTATACTGAGATCTCTTAATGACTTAATCACctttgtttttatacatttttagtttgCAGACTTCAGGATAGCCAAATCATACAGATGCAGTGAAATAGGGGCAGACATGAACACAGATTATAAAATATCTTACATATATAccacaaaacattttatgactTCAGCTGACAAAAACTTGAACTTGACAAATTGGCAACAACTTGCATTTCTTAGTAGTTGTGTGTGgagttaagtttttttttctttttgaaatgtAGTCTTATTGCATCaacaaaatacatgaaacaacaTATGTGgaaatttaaaggaaaacatgTTGGCATTGCtataacagtaacagtcaaTATCAGAGATGCTGTTTTGGACTACGATGAATTAAGCCCAAAAATACACTATGATACCACGAGACATAGTTACTCCGTTGCagctttcagttttactttaaaaGCATCATCAGGTGCAGGTAGAGGAAACAACAGCTAATAAATGCCAGGTCTGCCAGCTGATGACGCAGGTCTAAACCATATTTCCTGACACCTCCACCTGCATGGTTTTAGAGTAAAACAGAAAGCTTGCAACTGCAACAATGTCTCAGTCCTTTTTTGTAACTCTACTCTGAAATGTTTGCAAGTATCAGTGGATCTCCTGGTTACTGAAAGACAGAACCCCAGTGCATCTCACCCTGTTTGTCTTGTGTGCTCTTTAAATGAACATAGTGTTACATAGTTTAGCCCAATGAATAAATTGCATACAAAAGACAGTACAATGGCTTCAGTAACTGTCTGCATTGACAGATGTCAGTTTCTCACTGGCACTGGAGCTTAACAACAAGGTGTACATGATCTCATAACAGCCCCAAATCCCAACCTGAGCTCTTTTACAAGTGCAGTCTTAATCCTCAGACTTGTGACAGACTAACCTGTGCTGAATTGTCTGTCAGGATGAGGTTGGCTCCCTCAATGACAGCCATGTAGGAGAAGCGGAGCTGGTCGGGGGTCTGGATCAGACCCATGCGGTATTCCCTCATATCCAGTAGCACCTTCTGTATGTCCACTGATGATGGGTTCTTCCTTCTGTCCATctgcaaaacacataaaaggaaGGTTAATGGTGTCACTTGTTTAGAGTACAGCTGAAACGACTGCAGCTAAGCCTATGGTTTcactaaatattgttttgtttttttacgaCTTTTATTTCCATAAAATTGAACTATAACAGATTACTTTTTCTGGCATTAGTTCTTTGACATTTGACTGACAGTTGTGGACATAAATTACTAATCTTTTTGTCTCTGCTCCTGCTCTTTAATTATTGGCACATGCTTCAGCCATTGACAGGCATCGATCAACTCATTTTCTCTTAGCTTAGCCTAAATATCTTGGGTCCCTTTCAGAGCAGGCTTCTTTTTCTGAAGAAATTATTCTTCCTTTGATTTTCAGACTATCCACACTTCTGTAGGATTCCAGAAGGGTGAGTTATTCttgagaaaaggaaataaaaactaatgaaTGGCATTTCCCAGGTATTTcactgatatttattttttctattccATTGCATAATCCACAGAAAAATGCTTTGAATTCAGTACTATCAACAATACCAACATGTCACAACCGCTCTCTTCCCAAACATCACTAATAAGGCATTAACATCTCATCTTACGTGCTTGCAAAAACTTGAATCTCTTGGGTAATGTTTTAACACTTTGTTCCCAATGTAAACATTAGTCAACATTTCCTTTCACAACAAGCTGCCTTCGGTGACATTCCCACCATTACCACTCCCAGTTCTCACCAGGACCAGGCATGTGTCCACCAAGGCGAAGGTCCCTGAGCGTCCAATCCCTGCGCTGCAGTGCACCACTGAGGGCCCATGCTCTGAGCCAAGCGAGCCGGACTCCCGAACCTTGAAGAGGAAGTTGAGGAAGGAGGCGGGAGATTCAGGAACGCCAAAGTCAGGCCACGTGGTGTAGTGAAAGTGGTAGATCTCCCTCGACTCTCCTGTCTACAACAGAAAACATGTGATGTTGGCCATGATTGGAAGATTATATATGACTGGGCTGATTTGTCACTAGGacaacatcaaacaaaacattaagTCACAGCATTTATTATCTTCATACATTCAGACCTGGATGCTAGATTTAACAACAGTTGCAACCACGTAAGATAATACAATTTAAGAAAGAGTAAGTATGTTCAGAACCTGTAGCTGTCCTGAAAATGAAGCAGATGAAGCTACACAAGCAAAgcaatgtaaataaattatttttaaatacagtaataGACTGCAATTTTGCTCAAGTAGACACGTAGCAGTTTTCACCTCGCAAAATATCATCTCTGAAATTGCACCACTACAGAATTTAACAAGGTTATATCATCTAATCATTTCACTCTCATGCTCACCTTTGTGTTCTGCAGTTCTAGCACTCGGATTGTGTAATAGGACTGGTCTTCCTCTGACAGTAGCCTGACAACAAACCCTGTGTCCGTGAAAGACATCTGTAACTCCTCTGTGGTCGGCCAGTACTGTGCACACTTTTCCTGTTGAGACAGAAACGAATGAAGTCCGTCAGGGATAAGAGGCCACATGCTTAGGCCTGTCATGATAATTACATTATCGACTTATCGTACAATAACATAATTATATCAACATTATCATGTCAACATATCGACTTATTGTATGATATATAGACATGATCATTTTTGTTGACCTCAATATTGCCCATTGTGTTTTCATAAGAATGTCACCTACATTTTAGACAACATGATGCCAGAATAAACAGCATAACTTATTGAGTGTGGTCTATCTATTTGAAGCAAAtcatctgtctgcctgtttctttatgttgtttCCAGAAGGTTTCAGCATTTTTATAAATCCAGTTTTTGCTCCTGCTGTTAAAATTTTTAAAAGGGGAAGGCAGTGCATGAGGCCCGCTCTTCCTCAGCCTCCACATCGCAGGCAGATCTCCCACATTCTGCGTTAGCGGCTAACAGGCTATTCATGTCACAGTGGCTCaggaaatattttttatcatattatcATTATATCAGTAGCATAAAAGGatcttaaaatgacaataatataaTTTACCGCAATTATTTCCGGGACAATATATATTCCAACAAAAGTAGTTAACGTGACAGACCTACACATGCTCGAGTCTTCTGAAGGATGAGTTGACTGAAGTCTGAGATAAATGTATACAGACAGGGTGGGAGATTCACACGGACATGGTATTCATCAGCGGGTGTGAACAGACTTTCCTACTAAGAGATTCCATGAATTCAGTGAATCCATTTTTATCAAGAAATACCGCTACCAACACAAAGCAATGTGTGATATTTCTTACCCTCAGGGTTATTATAGTCAATAGTATGGTGTTGGTTTACTTCATCAGACTTGGAAGCTTGTTTCCACAAGTTAATAAATAGCCAGTAGCCACTAGCCACAAATCACTCAAATAAAATAGCTGAATTTAACTCTGAAGCCTGATAAGATTGAGGAAAGCGTTCTgcaattaaaatcattttgccCAAGAGATATTTAGGGCCGATATGTTATTTTCCACAAGTCTTGAGGATTCttgcaaatgtatttcttaTAAAAAGGTTAATTTGAGCAATCAGCAGCTCACTTTTTACGTGTAAGATCTCTCGTCAGGTCCtctttgtactgtacattgacTTCAACTTTAACCTCAAGAGCAAAAGTGATGATTTTACAAGTTAAActgataaatatttatataaatgagaTTTGTAGTGTTTCTAgccaagaaaaacatgttttaaaggaaTGTTTGAAACTTTTTGGAAACATGCTTTTTTGCCGGCAGGAAATATTCCAATACAAAATCCCCCCCTAAAACTACAACACTTAATTTTTACACTCTaatttttgtgcagattaaacagGCTAGCCATTTccttctgtttccagtctgtatgctaagctaagctaacttgcTGTTTACtcctgcttcatattaaaaaggaaggatatgagagtggtatcaatattCTCATGAAACTCTCAGAGAGAAAGCAAGTAAGTGaatttacaaaaatgtcaaactattcctttaaatatgaAGATATTTAACCCCAGTCAGACATTGAGCTAGCAAAGGCAAATTATGCTAAGTGCTCTGAATGTCTGAATAAAGATATAAGACCTTGTAACATGTCTCCCTGAACTGTtgaataaaacagacaacaagGGGATGTATTGCATGAAAAATCAGCAGGTGCTAAAGTGTACTCACAGATCCCTTTTCAATGACTCTGTTGAGCATTATAACAGCTTTGGAACACTGCTCCCAAATCATCAGCCAGAAATGACCACAGGTATTCCTTAAAGGCCCCTGTggaagtaaaacaaagaaatgcacaTGAAGTAAAATCTTGTACATTTCTTTGTACGTAGCCCGAAGATTTGTTCAGCCAGAAATCTGAACTATGTACGCAGGTATTGACATTGCTGTTACTACACCTCACCTGAGAAAGAATGTAAGCTCTTTGGGCTTCTTCCACCATGACTAAACTAGCATTGATGTAGTCATTTTCAGAGTTTTCAAGTTTGACCCGACTGTGATCATCTAAAACCAGGAGAGACCATAGAACAGTTACGAAGAGGACATTCACTATAATACAAATTTTGGTTAACAATGTTGTTTGTCATGAGACTCACATGGGCTGACATCTCTGTAGCGGTTCAAATTCCTATTGACTGGAAGTTTTGCCACTCTGTAAGGATATTCACCAGCTTGGTTACGGATTTCCTGTttgaagagaaaagacaaatagGAAGTTCGCAGTATTACTTTATGAAGATGGGAAACACATTGTGAGACAAACTGGTGCCTACATGACAAATCTCTTGCCTCATTGCATCATTAGAAGTAGCACACAGATAAAAGGTCTTGTCTTTTGTGCTATTCAGCCTCTAAAAGAAAACTTGATTATTTGGAACTCTCATCCATAAATGTCACGTACTGCCCTGCTTTGTTCTAATTGTCATTAGTCACATTGTTGATTTTACTACTCAtagtttttttatatattgtgcaTGGGGTGCAGCCATACATGATGTCCCCGCCTCTGCCTGACAATAAGTTTGTTATCTCTTCTTCAGAAGTGATAGATAAACAAACCGTGTTcctgataaaaatgaaatgcaacaaaagtAGTAGTGTACTTTCTACACTAAAGTAGACATGAGTAAGACAATGTGACTTCTCAGTATATACAAATTACCCTTGAATCTGTTTAGTTCCCAGTAACACTATAAATCTGATTTTTATATTAGTTATTGTTTAAGAAACTGTATCTGGTATATGATTTCTGCATCAACTAACGGGctataaaatatatttcctcCTAGCAGCACAGGACCATTTAAAAAGCTTGTATGTAAAGATTTATAAAGGTGTTTGAATCCATGAACAGATTGTGTTTCTAACTTCTAAACACAGTAACTGTGTGCTACAAAGCACCTCCTGTTATATGTTCTCCtccagctagcagctagctacATATTACAGGGTCACAGCCAAAGTTACACCGGAACAGAAACGTTATGAACTACACTGAACTGACAGGCTCTCTCTGAAGACAGCTGgtcgtaaaaaaaaacaacaaaaaaaaccacatgCGCTTTTCTCTGGAAGTCCTGATGAGTTCTCAGAAACTGCAGCTGACGTCTGTTAGCGTCGGCCAGCATGAGCTAACTGAGCTCAACTGTGAGAACTGTGCCGCTGCACGTTTTCTAGCTACGGAAGTCAGCCACTACTAGCGCGGATTGCTAGTTTTTCTTTACTAAGTGCATAGcgttatatacacacacaacctctACACAGTGTGATGAATTATGTACGTTAACACGATTAAATGAGCCGCATAGGAGGCTAAAAGTCACCAAACACTGACAAAACTGTGTTAACGGGACAGCTATCACATTAGCGAGCTAAGTAAGTTAGCAACCGATCGTCATAGAAACACTGGGCCTCTCTAGAGTGAAGACTTACGTTGTAAAGGTTTTGCCATCTGCCGGACGAGTCGATGTCTTCAAATTCCTGCTGCATTGTGTTGTAATTAGTGCCCCCGACACACTTGCTGGATGATCACAGACTGTTTGCAGCACCGCTCACCAAGTTACTCCGTTCTGTCAGCCATCTAAACAGCCGTCTCTGTGTGTAATAACCCTGGGGATCCCTGCGGGGAGTCTGCTGCTCCCGCACAACACCGCACCGCACACTGCTGCTGACTTACTGTCTGCTGGCTGACTGAGTGCTGACTGACTACCGACTAACGTtactcactgactgactgctgctgactgactgactgctggCTGGCTTCTGACTGCTCACTGACAGACTGCTGCTGACTGACTACTGACTAACATTGCTGACTGACTGCTAactgctgactgactgactaactgaCGCTGAATAGCTACTGCCTAAAAAGTGTTAGACATCGTAGCAAAAACCTTTacactgtttaaacccactttcagatttgtgaaacctttattttgattatgaaaaatgaaaaggggCGATTTcattgggggttttttttttcatccagatcaCATGAAACCAAGTctagatcaaaaaccactacacttagacttgtcaaatctggactagattaccaAGGAGGctccagagactcattaaaacacagtttcacatttgtgaaacctttattttctttgtgaaaactgaaaaaagggcgatttcactgctttttcccCCATCCAGACCATATAAAAAAGATTATAAGATTTACTGCGATTATTGTAtttcaaaaggtaaa
This sequence is a window from Thunnus thynnus chromosome 10, fThuThy2.1, whole genome shotgun sequence. Protein-coding genes within it:
- the ptpn2a gene encoding tyrosine-protein phosphatase non-receptor type 2a isoform X1, whose protein sequence is MQQEFEDIDSSGRWQNLYNEIRNQAGEYPYRVAKLPVNRNLNRYRDVSPYDHSRVKLENSENDYINASLVMVEEAQRAYILSQGPLRNTCGHFWLMIWEQCSKAVIMLNRVIEKGSEKCAQYWPTTEELQMSFTDTGFVVRLLSEEDQSYYTIRVLELQNTKTGESREIYHFHYTTWPDFGVPESPASFLNFLFKVRESGSLGSEHGPSVVHCSAGIGRSGTFALVDTCLVLMDRRKNPSSVDIQKVLLDMREYRMGLIQTPDQLRFSYMAVIEGANLILTDNSAQQNKQGVMSQDDSEPDLPPPPPPPRPHLNDSRPNGQPGPCLLPAASEDDLPAEEPASLDHHEAENTGHVRKRHREERIASTSQKVQQMKQRLTDSERKREKWLYWRPILLNVGTGAALAVGLLVCWMYSQ
- the ptpn2a gene encoding tyrosine-protein phosphatase non-receptor type 2a isoform X3 codes for the protein MQQEFEDIDSSGRWQNLYNEIRNQAGEYPYRVAKLPVNRNLNRYRDVSPYDHSRVKLENSENDYINASLVMVEEAQRAYILSQGPLRNTCGHFWLMIWEQCSKAVIMLNRVIEKGSEKCAQYWPTTEELQMSFTDTGFVVRLLSEEDQSYYTIRVLELQNTKTGESREIYHFHYTTWPDFGVPESPASFLNFLFKVRESGSLGSEHGPSVVHCSAGIGRSGTFALVDTCLVLMDRRKNPSSVDIQKVLLDMREYRMGLIQTPDQLRFSYMAVIEGANLILTDNSAQNKQGVMSQDDSEPDLPPPPPPPRPHLNDSRPNGQPGPCLLPAASEDDLPAEEPASLDHHEAENTGHVRKRHREERIASTSQKVQQMKQRLTDSERKREKWLYWRPILLNVGTGAALAVGLLVCWMYSQ
- the ptpn2a gene encoding tyrosine-protein phosphatase non-receptor type 2a isoform X4 — translated: MVEEAQRAYILSQGPLRNTCGHFWLMIWEQCSKAVIMLNRVIEKGSEKCAQYWPTTEELQMSFTDTGFVVRLLSEEDQSYYTIRVLELQNTKTGESREIYHFHYTTWPDFGVPESPASFLNFLFKVRESGSLGSEHGPSVVHCSAGIGRSGTFALVDTCLVLMDRRKNPSSVDIQKVLLDMREYRMGLIQTPDQLRFSYMAVIEGANLILTDNSAQQNKQGVMSQDDSEPDLPPPPPPPRPHLNDSRPNGQPGPCLLPAASEDDLPAEEPASLDHHEAENTGHVRKRHREERIASTSQKVQQMKQRLTDSERKREKWLYWRPILLNVGTGAALAVGLLVCWMYSQ
- the ptpn2a gene encoding tyrosine-protein phosphatase non-receptor type 2a isoform X2, with translation MWFFLLFFFTTSCLQREPEIRNQAGEYPYRVAKLPVNRNLNRYRDVSPYDHSRVKLENSENDYINASLVMVEEAQRAYILSQGPLRNTCGHFWLMIWEQCSKAVIMLNRVIEKGSEKCAQYWPTTEELQMSFTDTGFVVRLLSEEDQSYYTIRVLELQNTKTGESREIYHFHYTTWPDFGVPESPASFLNFLFKVRESGSLGSEHGPSVVHCSAGIGRSGTFALVDTCLVLMDRRKNPSSVDIQKVLLDMREYRMGLIQTPDQLRFSYMAVIEGANLILTDNSAQQNKQGVMSQDDSEPDLPPPPPPPRPHLNDSRPNGQPGPCLLPAASEDDLPAEEPASLDHHEAENTGHVRKRHREERIASTSQKVQQMKQRLTDSERKREKWLYWRPILLNVGTGAALAVGLLVCWMYSQ